One genomic segment of Mycoplasmopsis agalactiae PG2 includes these proteins:
- a CDS encoding GIY-YIG nuclease family protein encodes MSITWFGTQIIDSNDGQIIKYKSKNWVGIIYKITKNKLSSLLAKQQDFLNHAGVYFLVKQNNSNYSVYVGQSNIKNDNKGVLYRVFQHLSSEKRSDFDYVYIIVDSQSNIGATELNYLEHSFIRLFTDNSNIELLNDNCANKGNISSEDEAEWNAFIENAKTILKNVGFDVFGKKQNLGQQKEIQALKHDEQKHTQSYANDNEVKYYTLRQKSKETEKTTIALLH; translated from the coding sequence ATGTCTATAACATGGTTTGGCACTCAAATAATAGATAGCAATGATGGACAAATAATAAAATATAAATCTAAAAATTGAGTTGGAATAATTTATAAAATAACTAAGAATAAACTTTCTAGTTTATTAGCAAAACAGCAAGATTTTTTAAACCATGCAGGGGTATATTTTCTAGTTAAACAAAATAATAGTAACTATAGTGTCTATGTTGGCCAATCAAATATAAAAAACGATAATAAAGGAGTGTTATATAGAGTATTTCAACATCTAAGCTCAGAAAAAAGAAGTGATTTTGATTATGTTTATATAATTGTAGATTCTCAAAGTAATATTGGAGCAACTGAACTAAACTATTTAGAGCACTCTTTCATAAGGCTATTTACAGATAATAGCAATATTGAGTTATTAAATGACAATTGCGCTAACAAGGGAAATATTTCTAGTGAAGATGAAGCAGAATGAAATGCTTTTATAGAAAATGCTAAAACTATATTAAAAAATGTTGGTTTTGATGTTTTTGGTAAAAAACAAAATTTAGGCCAACAAAAAGAAATTCAAGCCCTAAAACATGATGAACAAAAGCACACACAATCTTATGCAAATGATAATGAAGTTAAATACTATACTTTAAGGCAAAAATCAAAAGAAACAGAAAAAACCACCATTGCTTTATTGCATTAA
- a CDS encoding DUF4357 domain-containing protein: MLYCINKDDKYIVLKGSQIRLHQNEPEYFANLFKTIKEKRDKLILENKIIDGILQENQEFNSKSYAAVFVLGNSSDGRIWVESNNIDDLYEKQKSLKINNKYKETIFSLSKNSRLDKNKKIIATLKQVEDKRFILLSGSSIELAEAQHFKEQMKYNSIKELRAECFAKQIIRDGVLQQDLEFKSLSSAAEFVLARSSNGHVDWIKK, translated from the coding sequence TTGCTTTATTGCATTAACAAAGACGACAAATATATAGTATTAAAAGGTTCTCAAATTAGATTACATCAAAATGAACCAGAGTATTTTGCAAATCTATTTAAAACGATTAAAGAAAAAAGAGATAAATTAATTTTAGAAAATAAGATTATTGATGGAATTTTGCAAGAAAATCAAGAATTTAATTCAAAATCTTATGCAGCTGTTTTTGTTTTAGGAAATTCATCAGATGGCAGGATTTGAGTTGAATCTAATAATATTGATGATTTGTATGAAAAACAAAAAAGTTTAAAAATTAATAACAAATATAAAGAAACTATATTTTCATTGTCTAAAAATAGTAGGCTTGATAAAAACAAAAAAATAATTGCAACATTAAAGCAAGTTGAAGACAAAAGATTTATTTTGCTATCAGGTTCATCCATTGAACTTGCTGAAGCTCAACACTTTAAAGAACAAATGAAATACAATAGCATAAAAGAATTACGAGCTGAGTGCTTTGCAAAACAAATCATTAGAGATGGTGTTTTACAACAAGATCTTGAATTTAAAAGTTTATCATCTGCTGCTGAATTTGTCTTAGCTAGATCGTCTAATGGTCACGTAGATTGAATTAAAAAATAA